The Canis aureus isolate CA01 chromosome 9, VMU_Caureus_v.1.0, whole genome shotgun sequence genome has a segment encoding these proteins:
- the RBM23 gene encoding putative RNA-binding protein 23 isoform X2 — protein sequence MASDDFDIVIEAMLEAPYKKEEDEQQRKEVKKDGPANTSTSTMSTSSGGTSGSSAGGDSSKKKRSRSHSKSRDRKRSRSRDRDRHRRRSSRSRSRDRQRRHRSRSWDRRHSSESRSRDRRREDRVRYRSPPLATGRRYAHSKSPHFREKSPVREPIDNLSPEERDARTVFCMQLAARIRPRDLEDFFSAVGKVRDVRIISDRNSRRSKGIAYVEFCEIQSVPLAIGLTGQRLLGVPIIVQASQAEKNRLAAMANNLQKGSSGPMRLYVGSLHFNITEDMLRGIFEPFGKIDNIVLMKDSDTGRSKGYGFITFSDSECARRALEQLNGFELAGRPMRVGHVTERLDGGTDITFPDGEQELDLGSAGGRLQLMAKLAEGSGIQLPTTAAAAAAAAQAAAALQLNGTVPLGGLNPAALTALSPALNLASQAIASQCFQLSSLFTPQTM from the exons ATGGCGTCCGATGACTTTGATATAGTGATTGAGGCCATGCTGGAGGCTCCTTATAAAAAGGAGGAG GAtgaacagcaaaggaaagaggttaaaaaagatggccctgccaacaccagCACGAGCACCATGAGCACCAGTAGTGGTGGCACCAGTGGGAGCAGCGCTGGTGGGGACTCAAGCAA GAAGAAGAGGAGTCGGAGCCATAGTAAAAGCAGGGACAGGAAGCGCAG TCGTAGTCGAGACCGGGACCGGCATAGGCGGAGAAGCAGCCGAAGCCGAAGTCGAGACCGGCAGCGTCGCCACCGCAGCCGGAGCTGGGACCGGCGGCACAGCAGTGAGTCACGCAGTCGAGACCGGCGGCGTGAGGACCGCGTGCGCTACCGGAGCCCACCACTTGCCACTGG GCGCAGGTATGCACACAGTAAGAGCCCCCATTTCAGAGAGAAGAGCCCCGTCAG GGAGCCAATTGATAATCTGAGTCCTGAGGAGCGTGATGCCCGCACAGTTTTCTGTATGCAGCTAGCTGCCCGCATTCGGCCTCGAGACCTGGAGGACTTTTTCTCTGCTGTTGGCAAG GTTCGTGATGTCCGAATCATCTCAGATCGGAACTCCCGTCGTTCTAAGGGCATCGCATATGTAGAATTCTGTGAAATCCAGTCTGTGCCCCTGGCCATTGGGCTAACTGGGCAGCGGCTGCTAGGAGTGCCCATCATTGTCCAGGCTTCACAG GCTGAGAAAAACCGGCTGGCAGCCATGGCCAACAACCTGCAGAAGGGCAGTAGTGGACCAATGCGCCTTTATGTGGGTTCCCTACACTTCAATATCACTGAGGACATGCTCCGGGGCATTTTTGAGCCCTTTGGCAAA ATTGATAATATTGTCTTGATGAAGGACTCAGATACAGGCCGTTCTAAAGGTTATGGTTTCATTACG TTCTCAGACTCCGAGTGTGCCCGGAGGGCCTTGGAACAGCTGAATGGTTTTGAGCTTGCTGGTCGACCTATGAGAGTTGGCCATGTGACTGAGCGACTGGATGGTGGCACAGATATCACTTTTCCGGATGGGGAACAGGAGCTGGATCTGGGATCGGCAGGTGGACGTCTGCAGCTCATGGCCAAGTTGGCAGAAG gCTCTGGAATCCAGCTGCCTACTacagctgcagctgctgctgccgCAGCCCAAGCTGCTGCTGCCTTGCAACTAAATGGGACAGTTCCCTTGGGGGGCCTGAACCCTGCAGCTCTGACTG ctCTGAGCCCAGCACTGAACCTCGCTTCCCAGGCAATTGCCTCCCAGTGCTTCCAGCTTTCCAGCCTCTTCACCCCTCAGACCATGTGA
- the RBM23 gene encoding putative RNA-binding protein 23 isoform X1: protein MASDDFDIVIEAMLEAPYKKEEDEQQRKEVKKDGPANTSTSTMSTSSGGTSGSSAGGDSSKKKRSRSHSKSRDRKRSRSRDRDRHRRRSSRSRSRDRQRRHRSRSWDRRHSSESRSRDRRREDRVRYRSPPLATGRRYAHSKSPHFREKSPVREPIDNLSPEERDARTVFCMQLAARIRPRDLEDFFSAVGKVRDVRIISDRNSRRSKGIAYVEFCEIQSVPLAIGLTGQRLLGVPIIVQASQAEKNRLAAMANNLQKGSSGPMRLYVGSLHFNITEDMLRGIFEPFGKIDNIVLMKDSDTGRSKGYGFITFSDSECARRALEQLNGFELAGRPMRVGHVTERLDGGTDITFPDGEQELDLGSAGGRLQLMAKLAEGSGIQLPTTAAAAAAAAQAAAALQLNGTVPLGGLNPAALTALSPALNLASQAIASQCFQLSSLFTPQTM from the exons ATGGCGTCCGATGACTTTGATATAGTGATTGAGGCCATGCTGGAGGCTCCTTATAAAAAGGAGGAG GAtgaacagcaaaggaaagaggttaaaaaagatggccctgccaacaccagCACGAGCACCATGAGCACCAGTAGTGGTGGCACCAGTGGGAGCAGCGCTGGTGGGGACTCAAGCAA GAAGAAGAGGAGTCGGAGCCATAGTAAAAGCAGGGACAGGAAGCGCAG TCGTAGTCGAGACCGGGACCGGCATAGGCGGAGAAGCAGCCGAAGCCGAAGTCGAGACCGGCAGCGTCGCCACCGCAGCCGGAGCTGGGACCGGCGGCACAGCAGTGAGTCACGCAGTCGAGACCGGCGGCGTGAGGACCGCGTGCGCTACCGGAGCCCACCACTTGCCACTGG GCGCAGGTATGCACACAGTAAGAGCCCCCATTTCAGAGAGAAGAGCCCCGTCAG GGAGCCAATTGATAATCTGAGTCCTGAGGAGCGTGATGCCCGCACAGTTTTCTGTATGCAGCTAGCTGCCCGCATTCGGCCTCGAGACCTGGAGGACTTTTTCTCTGCTGTTGGCAAG GTTCGTGATGTCCGAATCATCTCAGATCGGAACTCCCGTCGTTCTAAGGGCATCGCATATGTAGAATTCTGTGAAATCCAGTCTGTGCCCCTGGCCATTGGGCTAACTGGGCAGCGGCTGCTAGGAGTGCCCATCATTGTCCAGGCTTCACAG GCTGAGAAAAACCGGCTGGCAGCCATGGCCAACAACCTGCAGAAGGGCAGTAGTGGACCAATGCGCCTTTATGTGGGTTCCCTACACTTCAATATCACTGAGGACATGCTCCGGGGCATTTTTGAGCCCTTTGGCAAA ATTGATAATATTGTCTTGATGAAGGACTCAGATACAGGCCGTTCTAAAGGTTATGGTTTCATTACG TTCTCAGACTCCGAGTGTGCCCGGAGGGCCTTGGAACAGCTGAATGGTTTTGAGCTTGCTGGTCGACCTATGAGAGTTGGCCATGTGACTGAGCGACTGGATGGTGGCACAGATATCACTTTTCCGGATGGGGAACAGGAGCTGGATCTGGGATCGGCAGGTGGACGTCTGCAGCTCATGGCCAAGTTGGCAGAAG gCTCTGGAATCCAGCTGCCTACTacagctgcagctgctgctgccgCAGCCCAAGCTGCTGCTGCCTTGCAACTAAATGGGACAGTTCCCTTGGGGGGCCTGAACCCTGCAGCTCTGACTG ctCTGAGCCCAGCACTGAACCTCGCTTCCCAGGCAATTGCCTCCCAGTGCTTCCAGCTTTCCAGCCTCTTCACCCCTCAGACCAT GTAA